The following coding sequences lie in one Silene latifolia isolate original U9 population chromosome 5, ASM4854445v1, whole genome shotgun sequence genomic window:
- the LOC141656670 gene encoding uncharacterized protein LOC141656670, with translation MTFFKLTRLHLYALSVPHNLFQPLSRIAPNLERLSFWCCDWPDGDTVTIDAPRLKEFVMNNCRLRHCSFSETTSLSSLTLNLKHHQLNNNSDGFRHVLPKVTSLEILEMTSTIGVLAPCLKPIEFSECKPWALKKLTLRGLRLTRLSTFMPELILLLKRAKNLEELWIEDYSTESDELHHDNFDKFIFKDVILDRLGRLSFVLLGESHHGLQLLRSIRPCLPVLINLNIGYSSTKLDSTEQERVVVDCVSKFCSASPNVKVTYFRI, from the exons ATGACTTTTTTCAAGCTTACCCGGCTACATCTTTATGCACTATCAGTCCCTCATAACTTGTTTCAACCCCTCTCGCGTATTGCACCTAATCTCGAGCGTTTAAGCTTTTGGTGTTGTGATTGGCCTGATGGCGATACAGTTACAATTGATGCACCACGCCTTAAAGAGTTTGTTATGAACAACTGTCGCTTGAGACACTGTTCTTTTTCAGAAACGACGAGCTTGTCTTCTCTTACCCTTAACCTCAAGCATCATCAATTGAACAATAATTCGGATGGATTTCGCCATGTTCTACCTAAGGTTACAAGCCTTGAAATCTTGGAAATGACTTCTACGATTGGG GTATTAGCTCCATGCTTGAAGCCAATTGAATTTTCAGAGTGTAAGCCTTGGGCATTGAAGAAGCTTACTTTACGTGGACTTCGTCTAACTCGATTATCAACCTTCATGCCGGAGCTCATTTTATTGCTTAAAAGAGCTAAAAACCTCGAAGAGCTGTGGATAGAAGATTATTCTACTGAATCTGATGAACTTCATCATGACAATTTCGACAAGTTCATTTTCAAAGACGTTATACTGGACCGACTTGGGAGGCTGTCGTTTGTATTGCTTGGCGAATCTCATCACGGTCTGCAATTGTTGAGGTCTATTCGTCCGTGCTTACCGGTCCTTATCAACTTGAATATTGGTTATTCTAGTACAAAGCTGGATTCAACCGAACAAGAACGGGTTGTCGTCGATTGTGTATCGAAGTTTTGTTCGGCATCACCCAATGTCAAAGTGACGTACTTTCGTATAtag
- the LOC141654806 gene encoding uncharacterized protein LOC141654806 yields the protein MCVDELMIPNTAAWDGLKLNQLLLPFEVQRVLDTRISPNKPPDIWYWGLEKDGVYTVRSAYKMLVVKRSPHELTLQPGSEVSILFVLFVILILSRVSICFGIVGWQNGSGMAWSGELTAGRGGDVKEWVEMCWKNMCMEEGARLMVGCWAIWEHRNKVVFDNATVFPVDVIRRAKDVMQESVECEGTWIGGGRNDKEGARREKTAGWRPARDGFVKINVDAGVKEGEGVGTGIVCRDSNGDVLWGLSIGRDQCWEVHFAEATAIMDGLEEAAAHGIRKVEMESDCLPVIEAIRDKQTGRSMFHQLLDDIIMFSSNFESVVWSYVSRVNNCVAHGLAHCIPRAVGKVIWEDGLPPSVNSAVIFDRSLIE from the exons ATGTGTGTAGATGAGCTGATGATACCGAATACTGCTGCGTGGGATGGGTTAAAATTGAATCAGCTACTCCTTCCTTTTGAGGTGCAGCGTGTGCTTGACACTCGCATCAGTCCGAATAAACCACCGGATATTTGGTATTGGGGTCTTGAAAAGGATGGTGTCTATACGGTGAGAAGTGCGTATAAGATGTTGGTGG TGAAGCGCTCGCCACACGAGCTAACATTGCAGCCCGGGTCGGAGGTGAGTATTCTCTTTGTCCTTTTTGTCATTCTGATCTTGAGTCGAGTCTCCATTTGTTTCGGGATTGTGGGGTGGCAAAATGGGTCCGGGATGGCTTGGTCCGGAGAGTTAACGGCGGGAAGGGGAGGGGATGTGAAGGAATGGGTGGAGATGTGCTGGAAGAATATGTGCATGGAGGAAGGAGCACGACTAATGGTTGGGTGTTGGGCTATTTGGGAACATCGAAATAAGGTTGTGTTCGATAATGCTACTGTGTTCCCGGTGGATGTGATTCGAAGAGCGAAGGATGTCATGCAAGAGAGTGTTGAGTGTGAGGGGACGTGGATTGGTGGAGGGAGGAACGATAAAGAGGGAGCTCGAAGGGAAAAGACTGCGGGTTGGAGACCGGCGCGGGATGGTTTTGTCAAAATCAATGTGGATGCGGGGGTGAAAGAGGGTGAGGGGGTTGGTACGGGGATTGTTTGTCGAGATAGCAATGGTGACGTCTTGTGGGGTTTGTCGATTGGGAGGGACCAGTGCTGGGAAGTCCACTTTGCAGAAGCGACCGCTATTATGGATGGCCTTGAGGAAGCAGCTGCGCATGGAATTCGGAAAGTGGAGATGGAGAGTGACTGTTTACCGGTTATAGAAGCTATTCGCGACAAACAGACGGGTCGAAGCATGTTCCACCAGCTCCTAGATGATATTATTATGTTTAGTTCGAACTTTGAGTCTGTCGTTTGGTCTTATGTTAGTCGAGTCAATAATTGTGTTGCACATGGTCTAGCTCATTGTATACCACGTGCCGTAGGAAAGGTTATTTGGGAGGATGGTCTTCCACCTTCTGTGAACTCTGCTGTTATTTTTGATCGATCTTTAATTGAGTAA
- the LOC141654807 gene encoding acidic endochitinase-like, which yields MTTALVKPEGCVQCYYFRSAAFFLNPRFDCLSEEAVTSELCIKSSVIYSITVASLCNGAGIATYWGQNTGEGTLAAACATGNYKYINIGFLNVFGNGQTPQLNLGGHCSPNIAGSCSSIGNDIAGCQSSGIKVLLSLGGAAGTYSLSSPSDAQQVATFLWNNFLGGTSNSCPFGNAVLDGIDFDIEAGTGANYDVLARALQEFSTPQRKVYLSAAPQCPFPDAHLSTAINTGVFDFVWVQFYNNPMAACQYNGNTNQLLSSWRKWSTVNAGQVFLGIPAATGAANNGFIPPQVLISQVLPTIKSSPKYGGVMLWFRFFDTTYSSAIKGSI from the exons AACCCTCGATTCGATTGCTTATCCGAGGAAGCAGTCACTTCCGAGCTCTGCATCAAAAGTTCCGTAATTTATTCCATCACAGTTGCCAG TCTCTGCAATGGTGCTGGAATCGCTACGTACTGGGGCCAAAACACGGGGGAAGGCACCTTAGCGGCTGCTTGTGCTACTGGAAATTACAAATATATAAATATAGGATTCCTGAATGTCTTTGGAAATGGTCAAACACCTCAATTGAACTTGGGTGGTCACTGCAGCCCAAATATTGCAGGAAGTTGCAGTAGCATCGGAAATGATATTGCTGGTTGCCAAAGTAGCGGTATCAAAGTACTTCTCTCATTGGGTGGCGCTGCTGGCACTTACTCCCTTTCCTCGCCTTCTGACGCACAACAG GTTGCAACCTTCCTTTGGAACAACTTCTTAGGCGGAACCTCAAACTCCTGTCCTTTCGGAAACGCGGTTCTAGATGGCATAGATTTCGACATAGAAGCTGGTACAGGGGCAAACTATGATGTCCTAGCCAGAGCACTACAAGAATTCAGTACCCCACAAAGGAAGGTCTATCTGTCTGCTGCTCCACAATGTCCTTTTCCTGATGCACATCTAAGTACTGCCATTAATACCGGTGTTTTCGACTTCGTTTGGGTTCAATTTTATAACAACCCTATGGCTGCTTGCCAATATAATGGCAACACTAACCAGCTACTTAGCTCCTGGAGGAAGTGGTCTACTGTCAATGCTGGCCAAGTATTCCTCGGCATTCCTGCTGCCACAGGAGCTGCTAATAACGGTTTTATTCCGCCTCAAGTTCTCATATCTCAAGTATTACCGACAATTAAATCGTCGCCTAAGTATGGAGGGGTGATGCTCTGGTTTAGGTTCTTTGACACCACTTATAGTAGCGCCATCAAGGGTAGTATCTAA